One stretch of Halobaculum marinum DNA includes these proteins:
- a CDS encoding thioredoxin family protein, which yields MSATLSTMEPDAEFDADGNADVVAALGADSLTYKVWGGDWCPDCTGQLPQFAAALDAAGVSGDRVEQFPVEKVDGEKQGPGMDEYGVTHIPTVIVFDDGEEVARFVESADTDIATYLARELGAD from the coding sequence ATGAGCGCGACGCTTTCGACGATGGAACCGGACGCGGAGTTCGACGCCGACGGCAACGCCGACGTGGTCGCCGCCCTCGGCGCCGACAGTCTGACGTACAAGGTGTGGGGCGGCGACTGGTGTCCCGACTGCACCGGACAACTGCCGCAGTTCGCCGCCGCCCTCGACGCGGCGGGCGTCTCCGGCGACCGCGTCGAGCAGTTCCCCGTCGAGAAGGTGGACGGCGAGAAGCAGGGCCCGGGGATGGACGAGTACGGCGTCACCCACATCCCGACGGTGATCGTCTTCGACGACGGCGAGGAGGTCGCACGCTTCGTCGAGTCCGCCGACACCGACATCGCGACGTACCTCGCGCGCGAACTCGGCGCCGACTGA
- a CDS encoding sodium:calcium antiporter, translated as MVSVFGAVGLIVVGTAIVWVAGGRLESASERLGAHYGLPAVVQGAVIAAIGSSFPELTSVVFSVLLYDNFDLGVGAIVGSAVFNILVIPGWSALRGRGLRADRDVVYKETQFYMLAVAVLLLTFSLGVIYEPQPVANGLTSTLTRPLALIPLALYAVYLFIQSQDVSDYDAPEVNDVNARRQWLLLVGSILGILVGVEALVEAAVSLEATLGVPSAVWGLTVVAAGTSLPDTVVSVRAAEAGRGPTSLANVLGSNTFDLLVAVPVGVLLVPGGRIALDFGTAVPMMGFLTVATLGFLVVTRTDLELDRPEAVALLMLYVVFIVWMILETLGVTALVPGV; from the coding sequence ATGGTCTCTGTCTTCGGCGCGGTCGGCCTCATCGTCGTCGGGACGGCTATCGTCTGGGTCGCCGGCGGTCGCCTCGAATCGGCGAGCGAGCGCCTCGGCGCACACTACGGGCTCCCCGCGGTGGTCCAGGGTGCGGTGATCGCCGCGATCGGATCGTCGTTCCCGGAACTGACGAGCGTCGTCTTCTCGGTGTTGCTGTACGACAACTTCGACCTCGGGGTCGGTGCAATCGTCGGGTCGGCGGTGTTCAACATCCTCGTCATCCCCGGGTGGAGCGCGCTGCGCGGGCGGGGGCTCCGCGCCGACCGCGACGTGGTGTACAAGGAGACGCAGTTCTACATGCTCGCGGTCGCGGTGCTGCTGCTCACCTTCTCGCTGGGCGTGATCTACGAACCCCAGCCCGTGGCGAACGGACTCACGTCGACGCTGACCCGGCCGCTGGCGCTCATCCCGCTCGCGCTGTACGCCGTGTACCTGTTCATCCAATCGCAGGACGTCTCCGACTACGACGCGCCCGAGGTGAACGACGTGAACGCGCGTCGCCAGTGGCTGCTCCTCGTCGGGTCGATTCTGGGCATCCTCGTCGGCGTCGAGGCGCTCGTCGAAGCGGCGGTGTCGCTGGAGGCCACCCTCGGCGTCCCCTCGGCAGTCTGGGGCCTGACCGTCGTCGCCGCCGGGACGAGCCTCCCCGACACGGTCGTCTCGGTTCGGGCGGCGGAGGCCGGGCGTGGCCCGACGAGCCTCGCGAACGTCCTCGGGAGCAACACCTTCGACCTGCTCGTCGCCGTCCCCGTCGGCGTGTTGCTCGTGCCCGGCGGCCGGATCGCTCTCGACTTCGGCACGGCGGTCCCGATGATGGGCTTTCTCACGGTCGCGACACTCGGGTTCCTCGTCGTCACGCGGACCGACCTCGAACTCGACCGGCCCGAGGCGGTGGCCCTCCTCATGCTGTACGTCGTGTTCATCGTGTGGATGATACTGGAGACGCTCGGCGTCACTGCGCTCGTGCCAGGAGTCTGA
- a CDS encoding RAD55 family ATPase produces the protein MQGRLPTGIEVLDRRLDGGIPAGSIVLFSADPASQSELLLYELTAARGTLYLTTLRSDQAVSDALDRTRSRVGTPTIRDVGGDAPLDAANRLVSALPESANLVVDVVDPLERTDRTRYRRFLNELQTAMVNTGSVAFLHAMKGASEPDNRGMTEHVADVVWDLDTQVRGSDVVNKLAVPKFRGGRALDETVKLKLEEQVAIDTSRDIA, from the coding sequence ATGCAGGGGCGACTGCCGACTGGGATCGAGGTACTCGACCGCCGTCTCGACGGCGGCATCCCGGCGGGCAGCATCGTCCTGTTCTCGGCGGATCCGGCGAGCCAGTCGGAACTGTTGTTGTACGAACTCACGGCCGCTCGCGGGACGCTGTACCTCACGACCTTGCGCTCGGACCAGGCCGTCTCGGACGCGCTCGACCGCACGCGCTCGCGCGTCGGCACGCCCACGATCCGCGATGTCGGCGGTGACGCCCCACTGGACGCGGCCAATCGACTCGTCAGCGCGCTCCCCGAGAGCGCGAACCTCGTCGTCGACGTGGTCGACCCGCTGGAGCGCACCGACCGAACCCGCTACCGGCGCTTCCTCAACGAACTCCAGACGGCGATGGTCAACACCGGGAGCGTCGCGTTCCTCCACGCGATGAAGGGCGCCAGCGAACCGGACAACCGCGGGATGACCGAGCACGTCGCCGACGTCGTGTGGGACCTCGACACCCAGGTCCGAGGCAGCGACGTGGTGAACAAACTCGCGGTCCCGAAGTTCCGCGGCGGGCGCGCGCTCGACGAGACGGTGAAGCTGAAGCTGGAGGAGCAGGTCGCCATCGACACCTCGCGCGACATCGCGTAG
- a CDS encoding PhzF family phenazine biosynthesis protein: protein MSGHSFHTVDVFTRGDERFTGNQLAVFHDAADVDADEALALTRETNFSECTFVDRRRDDGSYDVRIFDPAEEIPFAGHPTLGTAAVLRELTGDDPGDDLTLNLGVGSIDVWVENGERGDEYWMRQIPPEFGETVAPDRIAPALGLDTDDLAVDAPVQSVSTGLPTFVVPLASVDAVARASTTDPAYTEFIDAVGEHNLLVVARGGVDGGDLHARVFADYAGVPEDPATGSAAGCLAGWLVEHRWLGEGPVAATVEQGYEMGRPSRLRLRAERGDDGGPVVEVGGAAVPVAEGRLL from the coding sequence ATGAGCGGTCACTCGTTCCACACGGTCGACGTGTTCACCCGCGGCGACGAACGGTTCACCGGGAACCAACTCGCCGTGTTCCACGACGCCGCCGACGTCGACGCCGACGAGGCGCTCGCGCTCACCCGCGAGACGAACTTCTCGGAGTGTACGTTCGTCGACCGCCGACGCGACGACGGGAGCTACGACGTCCGGATCTTCGACCCCGCCGAGGAGATTCCGTTTGCGGGCCACCCGACGCTCGGCACCGCCGCGGTGCTCCGGGAACTGACGGGCGACGACCCCGGCGACGACCTCACCCTGAACCTCGGTGTTGGCTCCATCGACGTGTGGGTCGAGAACGGCGAGCGCGGGGACGAGTACTGGATGCGCCAGATTCCGCCCGAGTTCGGTGAGACGGTCGCCCCAGATCGGATCGCGCCAGCCCTCGGACTCGACACGGACGACCTCGCCGTCGATGCGCCCGTCCAGTCGGTGTCGACGGGGCTCCCGACGTTCGTCGTCCCCCTCGCCTCGGTCGACGCTGTGGCCCGCGCGTCGACGACCGACCCGGCGTACACCGAGTTCATCGATGCGGTCGGCGAGCACAACCTCCTCGTCGTCGCGCGCGGCGGCGTCGACGGCGGCGACCTCCACGCCCGGGTGTTCGCGGACTACGCCGGCGTCCCGGAGGACCCTGCGACGGGGTCGGCGGCCGGGTGTCTCGCCGGGTGGCTCGTCGAACATCGGTGGCTCGGCGAGGGACCCGTCGCCGCGACGGTCGAGCAAGGGTACGAGATGGGTCGCCCGTCGCGACTCCGGCTGCGCGCCGAGCGCGGCGACGACGGCGGTCCCGTCGTCGAGGTCGGCGGAGCGGCCGTCCCGGTCGCTGAAGGACGACTCCTGTAG
- the dph2 gene encoding diphthamide biosynthesis enzyme Dph2 — MSQRSEGDLTKTGMSLKHDREWDYELDRIVEAVEERDADKVGLQFPEGLKRRAPAVADDLRELTDDVTYLISGQPCYGACDLDTYLMRRCDVFVHFGHSPMKESDKIIYVPLFSNVDPFPIMEESLDELADPEDDPDVGLVTTAQHMNLFGDMVDWLEERGYEVHTRRGDDRLTHEGQVLGCNYASADIDADQVLYVGGGKFHPLGLAMEHPDKTVVIGDPVNNVVKVADTEKFLKQRYGAVHRAMDADTFGVIFCTKIGQGRWEKAEEIVEENDNAHLITMDEVTPDRLRNFDFDAFVNTGCPRITTDDGPRFHKPMLTPGEYEIAVGNEPLENLQFDTFHGTW, encoded by the coding sequence ATGAGCCAGCGGAGCGAGGGCGACCTCACGAAGACCGGGATGTCGCTCAAACACGACCGCGAGTGGGACTACGAACTCGACCGGATCGTCGAGGCGGTCGAGGAGCGCGACGCCGACAAGGTCGGCCTCCAGTTCCCCGAGGGGCTGAAGCGCCGCGCGCCAGCCGTCGCCGACGACCTCCGCGAGTTGACCGACGACGTCACCTACCTCATCTCCGGGCAGCCGTGTTACGGCGCCTGCGACCTCGACACCTACCTGATGCGGCGGTGTGACGTGTTCGTCCACTTCGGTCACTCGCCGATGAAGGAGTCGGACAAGATCATCTACGTCCCCCTGTTCTCCAACGTCGACCCCTTCCCGATCATGGAGGAGTCGCTCGACGAACTCGCTGACCCCGAGGACGACCCGGACGTGGGCCTCGTCACGACCGCCCAGCACATGAACCTCTTCGGCGACATGGTCGACTGGCTGGAGGAGCGCGGCTACGAGGTGCACACGCGCCGCGGCGACGACCGCCTCACCCACGAGGGACAGGTGCTCGGCTGCAACTACGCGAGCGCCGACATCGACGCCGACCAAGTCCTCTACGTCGGCGGCGGGAAGTTCCACCCGCTCGGCCTCGCGATGGAGCACCCCGACAAGACGGTCGTCATCGGCGACCCCGTTAACAACGTTGTGAAGGTGGCAGACACCGAGAAGTTCCTCAAGCAGCGCTACGGCGCCGTCCACCGCGCGATGGACGCCGACACCTTCGGCGTCATCTTCTGCACGAAGATCGGGCAGGGCCGCTGGGAGAAGGCCGAAGAGATCGTCGAGGAGAACGACAACGCCCACCTGATCACGATGGACGAGGTCACGCCGGACCGCCTCCGCAACTTCGACTTCGACGCGTTCGTCAACACCGGCTGTCCGCGCATCACGACCGACGACGGCCCGCGCTTCCACAAGCCGATGCTCACGCCGGGCGAGTACGAGATCGCGGTCGGCAACGAACCGCTGGAGAACCTCCAGTTCGACACGTTCCACGGCACCTGGTAG
- a CDS encoding PLP-dependent cysteine synthase family protein — protein MDESVLDTIGTPLVRVNSPPGATVAAKLESRNPGGSAKDRPALNMIERAEATGAIEPGDELVEPTSGNTGIGLAMAGAAKGYDVTLVMPASKSAERRQVMAAYGADLELVEGDIEDAKARADELEAEGMVQLRQFDNPANPDAHYETTGPEILDQLDGREPDALVAGVGTGGTISGIGRRLREEFPEMDVVAVEPADSAVLSGEEPTADSFQGMGPGFVSPNLETDLLDGVLTVELDEAETECRRLAREEGILVGQSSGASMVRAYDVAAAFAAGEDPGYRDIAVDGWEPRDDGAVGVAGDDPLVLTAFWDSGERYLSTGLFD, from the coding sequence ATGGACGAATCCGTACTCGACACCATCGGCACGCCGTTGGTTCGGGTGAACTCGCCGCCGGGGGCGACGGTGGCGGCGAAGTTGGAATCGCGCAACCCCGGCGGCTCCGCGAAGGACCGCCCCGCGCTCAACATGATCGAGCGCGCGGAGGCCACCGGAGCGATCGAACCCGGCGACGAACTCGTCGAGCCGACCTCCGGCAACACGGGTATCGGCCTCGCGATGGCTGGCGCTGCGAAGGGGTACGACGTGACGCTCGTGATGCCCGCCTCCAAGAGCGCGGAGCGCCGCCAGGTGATGGCGGCGTACGGCGCCGACCTCGAACTCGTCGAGGGCGACATCGAGGACGCGAAGGCCCGCGCCGACGAGTTGGAGGCCGAGGGGATGGTCCAACTCCGGCAGTTCGACAACCCCGCGAACCCCGACGCCCACTACGAGACGACCGGGCCGGAGATTCTCGACCAACTCGACGGTCGCGAACCGGACGCGCTCGTCGCCGGCGTCGGCACCGGCGGCACGATCAGCGGCATCGGCCGCCGCCTCCGCGAGGAGTTCCCCGAGATGGACGTGGTCGCCGTCGAACCGGCGGACTCGGCGGTGTTGTCGGGCGAAGAACCGACCGCCGACTCCTTCCAGGGGATGGGTCCCGGGTTCGTCAGCCCGAACCTGGAAACGGACCTCCTCGACGGCGTGCTCACGGTCGAACTGGACGAGGCGGAGACCGAGTGTCGCCGACTCGCCCGCGAGGAGGGGATTCTCGTCGGGCAGTCGTCGGGTGCGTCGATGGTCCGCGCGTACGACGTCGCCGCGGCGTTCGCCGCCGGGGAGGACCCCGGCTACCGCGACATCGCCGTCGACGGGTGGGAGCCTCGCGACGACGGCGCCGTCGGCGTCGCCGGCGACGACCCGCTGGTGCTCACGGCCTTTTGGGACTCCGGCGAACGCTACCTCTCGACCGGCCTGTTCGACTGA
- a CDS encoding FKBP-type peptidyl-prolyl cis-trans isomerase, with translation MSEEEQAEAAEAADAGDEASEDAETEESADGIQNGDFVRLDYTVRTATEDDDEEGRVVDTTRVEVAEEAGIDDDEYDFSPRTIVVGEGHVFGAVDEDLLGKEVGDENTVTVPAAEAFGEFDPDDVRTVSAEKIPEDDRYPGAQVTIDGEQGYVETVIGGRSRVDFNHPLAGDDLEYEYEIVGLVDDDEEKAAGLIGMYLQETPEVRIEEETVEEEVTVESDDEDGEPETETQEVEKRSLYIEATPMMQMNQQWMFSKQQIAQDIMGRLDLDRVVVEEIIDGSGGMMGGMGGMMGGMGGGMGAEELEEAMDDVDMDDVDVDADELVEELEDAEE, from the coding sequence ATGAGCGAAGAAGAGCAGGCGGAGGCGGCGGAAGCCGCAGACGCCGGCGATGAGGCGAGCGAGGACGCCGAGACCGAGGAGTCCGCCGACGGGATCCAGAACGGCGACTTCGTCCGACTGGACTACACCGTCCGGACGGCGACCGAGGACGACGACGAGGAGGGCCGCGTCGTCGACACCACGCGCGTGGAGGTCGCCGAGGAGGCCGGTATCGACGACGACGAGTACGACTTCTCCCCGCGCACCATCGTCGTGGGCGAGGGCCACGTGTTCGGCGCCGTCGACGAGGACCTGCTCGGGAAGGAGGTCGGCGACGAGAACACCGTCACCGTCCCCGCCGCCGAGGCGTTCGGCGAGTTCGACCCCGACGACGTGCGCACGGTGAGCGCCGAGAAGATCCCGGAGGACGACCGCTACCCCGGCGCACAGGTCACCATCGACGGCGAGCAGGGCTACGTCGAGACCGTCATCGGCGGGCGCTCGCGCGTCGACTTCAACCACCCGCTGGCGGGTGACGACCTCGAGTACGAGTACGAGATCGTCGGCCTCGTCGACGACGACGAGGAGAAGGCCGCCGGCCTCATCGGCATGTACCTCCAGGAGACCCCCGAGGTCCGCATCGAGGAGGAGACCGTCGAGGAGGAGGTCACCGTCGAGTCCGACGACGAGGACGGCGAACCCGAGACCGAGACGCAGGAGGTCGAGAAGCGCTCGCTGTACATCGAGGCCACGCCGATGATGCAGATGAACCAGCAGTGGATGTTCTCGAAGCAGCAGATCGCCCAGGACATCATGGGCCGCCTCGACCTCGACCGCGTCGTCGTCGAGGAGATCATCGACGGCTCCGGCGGCATGATGGGCGGCATGGGCGGCATGATGGGCGGCATGGGCGGCGGCATGGGCGCCGAGGAGCTCGAAGAGGCCATGGACGACGTGGACATGGACGACGTCGACGTCGACGCCGACGAGCTCGTCGAGGAGCTCGAAGACGCCGAGGAGTAA
- a CDS encoding universal stress protein has protein sequence MDHALAVVGPTETAKTLTREAGELAAGVDAQLTLLHVTDEDEYDEQREQLQQVTRGDSTYSVGQAVEGARAYASDIGREVLEGVGIEYEAVGSVGDRAEVVLREARERGCDHVFITGKQRSPTGKALFGDDTQRIILDAERPVTVVTE, from the coding sequence ATGGACCACGCACTCGCAGTCGTCGGACCGACCGAGACGGCCAAGACACTGACTCGCGAGGCGGGCGAACTCGCCGCCGGCGTCGACGCGCAACTCACGCTCCTCCACGTCACCGACGAGGACGAGTACGACGAACAGCGCGAACAGCTCCAGCAGGTGACCCGTGGTGACTCCACCTACAGCGTCGGCCAAGCCGTCGAGGGCGCGCGCGCGTACGCCAGCGACATCGGTCGGGAGGTACTGGAGGGGGTCGGCATCGAGTACGAGGCCGTCGGCAGCGTCGGCGACCGCGCGGAGGTCGTCCTCCGCGAAGCGCGCGAGCGCGGCTGCGACCACGTGTTCATCACCGGAAAGCAGCGCTCGCCGACCGGGAAGGCGCTGTTCGGCGACGACACCCAGCGGATCATCCTCGACGCCGAGCGGCCGGTGACGGTCGTCACCGAGTGA
- the cyaB gene encoding class IV adenylate cyclase produces the protein MYEVEVKVRADHDDVRARLAGIDAERRHRVEQVDTYYDAPHRDFADTDEALRIRRETVHRGDDEAAEPGDGDSTTTKVTYKGPLVEAESKTREEFETAVADADAAEGILAGLGFDPAATVEKERTFYATDGYTVTLDRVAGLGEFVEVEREAAEADIERVREGAYEVLEALGLDPAEQIRTSYLGLLLDGQ, from the coding sequence ATGTACGAGGTCGAGGTGAAGGTCCGCGCCGACCACGACGACGTGCGCGCCCGGTTGGCCGGCATCGACGCCGAGCGACGACACCGCGTCGAGCAGGTCGACACCTACTACGACGCGCCCCATCGCGACTTCGCCGACACCGACGAGGCGCTCCGGATCCGCCGCGAGACGGTCCACCGCGGCGACGACGAGGCCGCCGAACCCGGCGACGGTGACTCGACGACGACGAAGGTGACGTACAAGGGACCGCTGGTCGAGGCCGAGTCCAAGACCCGGGAGGAGTTCGAGACGGCGGTCGCGGACGCCGACGCCGCCGAAGGGATCCTCGCGGGACTCGGCTTCGACCCCGCCGCGACCGTCGAGAAGGAGCGGACGTTCTACGCGACGGACGGCTACACGGTCACGCTCGACCGGGTGGCGGGCCTCGGCGAGTTCGTCGAGGTGGAACGCGAAGCAGCGGAGGCGGACATCGAGCGCGTCCGCGAGGGTGCCTACGAGGTGCTGGAAGCGCTCGGTCTGGACCCCGCCGAACAGATCCGGACCTCGTACCTGGGGCTCCTGCTCGACGGGCAATAG
- a CDS encoding MinD/ParA family ATP-binding protein, whose translation MIAITGGKGGTGKTTTTLALGRALVARGRSVLVVDGDWDLPDLGALAGRSRRVDYPEEPRRAPERGVAVDGDWDEDGDASLHVLPAPERPTDLEPHDTFRVVADGADPETTVLVDCPAGAAPDAVAPVRAADRALLVTEACAAALRDAAKTAAVARRVDTSVAGAVVTRAAVVPSGVDAVLGCPVLGCVPGVDGAVEASARGRAAYRAIAAQVADDEPSVKSRRTV comes from the coding sequence GTGATCGCGATCACCGGCGGGAAAGGCGGCACGGGGAAGACGACGACGACACTCGCACTGGGGCGTGCGCTGGTCGCGCGGGGACGGAGCGTCCTCGTGGTCGACGGCGACTGGGACCTCCCGGACCTCGGTGCACTCGCGGGACGCTCCCGCCGGGTCGACTACCCCGAGGAGCCGCGACGCGCGCCCGAGCGGGGTGTCGCCGTCGACGGAGACTGGGATGAAGACGGGGACGCCAGCCTCCACGTGCTCCCCGCGCCGGAGCGACCCACCGATTTGGAGCCACACGACACGTTCCGAGTGGTCGCCGACGGCGCCGACCCGGAGACGACGGTGCTCGTCGACTGTCCGGCGGGCGCGGCACCCGACGCCGTCGCTCCGGTGCGGGCCGCCGACCGCGCGCTCCTCGTCACCGAGGCGTGCGCGGCAGCGCTCCGTGACGCCGCCAAGACCGCGGCGGTGGCGAGGCGGGTCGACACCTCGGTCGCGGGCGCCGTGGTGACGCGGGCGGCGGTCGTCCCGTCGGGAGTGGACGCGGTGTTGGGCTGTCCGGTGCTCGGGTGCGTTCCCGGCGTCGACGGCGCGGTGGAGGCGTCTGCGCGCGGCCGAGCGGCCTACCGGGCGATAGCGGCGCAGGTGGCCGACGACGAGCCGTCCGTAAAATCCCGTCGGACGGTGTGA
- a CDS encoding MBL fold metallo-hydrolase, with protein MSDSSDPQITSDWGDWLPRTIEAAEPDGVAIWYLGCNGFVLKASDETSVWIDPYVGLGDPPRTVRMIPVPFDPHDVYDADAVFATHEHTDHTHGPSQAPILANAQADFYAADDSLAVTDEEGWTEHWDVDADQLVEVEEGDSFSVGGFDVDVVRVADADATHPVGYVIQHGDTTIFHGGDTKPHDGFADLGERYDIDLAVVAFGSVGRVPDKETREPQRTRWYCDENQAVEIAEALQADRLLPSHWDMWKGLTADPTALHEHTRSFEYPERLEIVEIGDRVDL; from the coding sequence ATGAGCGACTCGAGCGACCCGCAGATCACGTCGGACTGGGGCGACTGGCTCCCACGAACGATCGAGGCGGCAGAGCCAGACGGCGTAGCGATCTGGTACCTCGGCTGCAACGGCTTCGTGCTGAAGGCGAGCGACGAGACGAGCGTCTGGATCGACCCGTACGTCGGCCTCGGCGACCCGCCGCGCACCGTCCGGATGATCCCGGTACCGTTCGACCCCCACGACGTGTACGACGCCGACGCGGTGTTCGCGACCCACGAGCACACCGACCACACGCACGGGCCCTCGCAGGCGCCGATCCTCGCCAACGCTCAGGCGGACTTCTACGCCGCCGACGACTCCCTCGCCGTGACCGACGAGGAGGGGTGGACCGAACACTGGGACGTCGACGCCGACCAACTCGTCGAGGTCGAGGAGGGCGACTCCTTCTCAGTGGGCGGCTTCGACGTCGACGTGGTGCGCGTCGCAGACGCCGACGCGACCCACCCCGTCGGCTACGTGATCCAGCACGGCGACACCACGATCTTCCACGGCGGCGACACCAAGCCCCACGACGGCTTCGCCGACCTCGGCGAGCGCTACGACATCGACCTGGCCGTCGTCGCGTTCGGGTCGGTCGGTCGCGTCCCCGACAAGGAGACGCGCGAGCCACAGCGCACGCGCTGGTACTGCGACGAGAACCAGGCCGTCGAGATTGCCGAGGCACTCCAAGCCGACCGCCTGCTCCCGAGCCACTGGGACATGTGGAAGGGGCTAACGGCGGACCCGACCGCGCTCCACGAGCACACGCGGAGCTTCGAGTATCCCGAGCGCCTGGAGATCGTCGAGATCGGGGATCGGGTCGACCTCTAA
- a CDS encoding methionine adenosyltransferase, with protein MRNIQVSELDRRAVEDQEVEIVERKGIGHPDSICDGIAEAVSRGLSQLYLDRVGHVLHYNTDETQLVAGNAAPAFGGGEMVDPIYILIVGRATKKYVKEVDGEERVITLPVGRVALESAREYLRENIPELDVGTDVVVDVKLGEGSGDLQDVFGEDDVQVPMANDTSFGVGHAPLTETERIVLEAERSLNGPYAADHPELGPDVKIMGKREGDHIDITVAAAMVDAHVTDLDEYVAATERVEAHVTDLAEEYTDRSVDVQVNTADDLEDPDEPSIYLTTTGTSAEQGDDGSVGRGNRANGLITPNRPMSMEATSGKNPVNHIGKIYNLLSTDIAEAVTDEVDGIRDLQVRLLSQIGRPIDQPHVADAQVVTEEGVAVSDIEEEATEIIDERLANVTDVTRRVIEGELSTF; from the coding sequence ATGAGGAACATCCAAGTCTCCGAACTCGACCGCCGTGCCGTCGAGGACCAGGAGGTAGAGATCGTCGAGCGGAAGGGGATCGGCCACCCCGACTCCATCTGCGACGGCATCGCCGAGGCCGTCTCCCGCGGGCTCTCGCAGTTGTATCTCGACCGCGTCGGCCACGTGCTCCACTACAACACCGACGAGACGCAGTTGGTCGCGGGCAACGCCGCGCCCGCGTTCGGTGGCGGCGAGATGGTCGACCCGATCTACATCCTGATCGTCGGCCGCGCGACGAAGAAGTACGTGAAGGAGGTCGACGGCGAAGAACGGGTGATCACACTGCCCGTCGGCCGTGTCGCACTGGAGTCCGCCCGGGAGTACCTCCGCGAGAACATCCCAGAACTGGACGTCGGCACCGACGTCGTCGTCGACGTGAAACTCGGCGAGGGCTCTGGCGACCTCCAAGACGTCTTCGGCGAGGATGACGTGCAGGTGCCGATGGCGAACGACACGTCGTTCGGCGTCGGTCACGCGCCGCTCACGGAGACCGAGCGGATCGTCCTCGAGGCCGAACGCTCGCTCAACGGGCCGTACGCGGCGGACCACCCCGAACTCGGGCCCGACGTGAAGATCATGGGCAAGCGCGAGGGCGACCACATCGACATCACGGTCGCCGCCGCGATGGTCGACGCCCACGTCACCGACCTCGACGAGTACGTGGCCGCGACCGAACGGGTGGAGGCGCACGTCACCGACCTCGCGGAGGAGTACACTGATCGCTCGGTCGACGTGCAGGTGAACACCGCTGACGACTTGGAGGACCCCGACGAGCCGTCCATCTACCTCACGACGACGGGCACCTCCGCAGAGCAGGGTGACGACGGATCCGTCGGTCGCGGCAACCGTGCGAACGGACTCATCACGCCGAACCGCCCGATGAGCATGGAGGCCACCTCCGGGAAGAACCCCGTCAACCACATCGGCAAGATCTACAATCTCCTCTCGACGGACATCGCCGAGGCCGTCACCGACGAGGTCGACGGCATCCGCGACCTGCAGGTGCGCCTGCTGTCGCAGATCGGTCGCCCCATCGACCAGCCGCACGTGGCGGACGCGCAGGTCGTGACGGAGGAGGGCGTCGCCGTCTCCGACATCGAGGAAGAGGCGACCGAGATCATCGACGAGCGACTCGCGAACGTCACCGACGTGACCCGCCGGGTCATCGAGGGCGAGCTGTCGACGTTCTGA
- a CDS encoding YlbF family regulator, protein MSIETDVPESATDDSVEVLASRLGDAIAETQTYRRFEEAKAAVQNDEEAQERIAEFEQLRQEFAMARQAGRADDETMEKVQEAQQELHALPVMKEYVEAQDDLQARLETLNQAISDSLAVDFGGEAGGCCKD, encoded by the coding sequence ATGAGCATCGAGACCGATGTGCCGGAGTCGGCGACGGACGACTCGGTCGAGGTCCTCGCGTCCCGACTGGGCGACGCGATCGCCGAGACGCAGACGTACCGCCGCTTCGAGGAGGCGAAGGCGGCGGTCCAGAACGACGAGGAGGCCCAAGAGCGCATCGCAGAGTTCGAACAGCTCCGCCAGGAGTTCGCGATGGCCCGGCAAGCCGGGCGCGCCGACGACGAGACGATGGAGAAGGTACAGGAGGCGCAACAAGAGCTCCACGCGCTCCCCGTGATGAAGGAGTACGTCGAGGCGCAAGACGACCTCCAGGCGCGACTGGAGACGCTCAACCAGGCGATCTCCGACTCCCTCGCGGTCGACTTCGGCGGCGAGGCGGGCGGCTGCTGTAAGGACTGA